AAAATAGATTTGGCGGTACATTCGTTAAAGGATATGCCACAGAACACTCCAGAAGGACTTTTAAACGCATGCTTTCCAATGAGGGAAGATAACCGTGATGTGCTTGTTTCAAAAAACGGGAAAAAATTAAAAGAACTTGATGAAAATTCTGTAATTGGGACAGGAAGCATAAGACGGGAAAAGGAGCTTTTGAATTTGCGAAATGATGTAAAGATAAAAGCAATTCGTGGAAATATTCACACAAGGTTAAAAAAACTTGATGATGGGGAATATGATGCTATTGTGCTGGCTGCGGCTGGATTAAAAAGAGTTGGGCTGGAAAACAGAATTACTGAATATTTTGATACAGATTCATTTATACCAGCACCAGGACAAGGGATTTTGTGTATTCAATGCAGGGAAAATGATAATAAAATACGACACCTTCTGAAAAGTATAAATGATGATGAAGTTACGATAATGTGTAAAGCTGAAAGAGAATTTTCAAAAATTTTTGATGGAGGATGCCATACTCCGATAGGCTGTTCATCGGTTATTGAAAGAAATATGTTGAAATTAAAGGGAATGTTTAATGATGACGGAATCAGAATATTTAAAGAAGTTGAAGGAAATAGGGAAAATCCAAAGGAAACTGCACAAAAATTGGCTGAAGAAATAAAAAAAGAGGAGATGAAAAATGAGAAAAGGTAAAGTTTATATTGCAGGAGCAGGCTGTGGAGATGAAGGGCTTATAACTTTAAAATTGAAAAACGTGATAGAAAAAGCTGACTGCATTGTTTATGACAGGCTTGTAAATGAAAATATCTTACAATATGCAAAATCTGATGTAGAAATGATTTATATGGGTAAAGAAAATACTGCTGGAGGAAAATTGCAGGCAGAAATAAATAATAAATTAGTGGAAAAAGGTAAGGAAGGACTTGAGGTTCTAAGACTAAAAGGAGGAGATCCTTTTGTATTTGGACGAGGGGGAGAAGAAATAGAGGCTTTGGTTGCTGAAAATATAGACTTTGA
This is a stretch of genomic DNA from Leptotrichia hofstadii. It encodes these proteins:
- the hemC gene encoding hydroxymethylbilane synthase; this translates as MKSNKIIIGTRGSILALAQAEKVKEMLIKKYDELRENENFCEIEGFEKKSPLEIELKVIVTKGDKDLRDFTKIKGTTQKDLFVKEIEKEMLENKIDLAVHSLKDMPQNTPEGLLNACFPMREDNRDVLVSKNGKKLKELDENSVIGTGSIRREKELLNLRNDVKIKAIRGNIHTRLKKLDDGEYDAIVLAAAGLKRVGLENRITEYFDTDSFIPAPGQGILCIQCRENDNKIRHLLKSINDDEVTIMCKAEREFSKIFDGGCHTPIGCSSVIERNMLKLKGMFNDDGIRIFKEVEGNRENPKETAQKLAEEIKKEEMKNEKR